AACGGGTGGTCTTCCATACTGCCGTGGCGGTCAGCGATGGACATCGCACCGAAGCCCGGCTGGTACCAACCGAAGTGCATATGCGCCACCTCAGCCCGGCCGGGATCCGGTCCTACGTGGAAGCCGACCGGCCGCTGGACTGTGCCGGCGCGATGCGCAGCGAAAGCCTTGGTATTGGTCTGACCACCGCGATCTGCAGTAACGATCCGACCGCGCTGATCGGCCTGCCGCTGATCGCGCTGGTCGAGCTGCTCGACCTCTTCGGTCTCGGCCTGCCGCCCTACGGGGCCATCAATGCGCTCCATCGCGACTGATTGCGCGCGAGCCGATCGCGTGAGGTGATAAGCTACCCATACGTCCCTGAACGGAGTGATGCCGGATGTCACCCGACACCCAACAAGGCAGTTCCCGCAAGCACTGGCGGATAAGCCAGGATCTCGACGACATTGTCTGGCTCTACCTGGACCGCGCCGACGAAAAGGTCAACACGCTGGGTACTGAGGTGTTGAGCGAGCTCGACGGTATCGTCTCCGAGCTCGAGAACCAGCGACCGACGGGGCTGGTGCTGATGTCCGGCAAGCCGGACAACTTCGTGGCCGGCGCCGACGTGCGCGAATTCGACGCCACCAGCGATATCGACACCCTGCAGCAAAACGTGCGTCGGGTGCATGCGTTGTTCGATCGCATCGACCAGCTGCCGTTTCCGACCGCGGTTGCCTTCGAAGGTTATTGCCTGGGCGGGGGGCTCGAGCTGTCCTTGTGTTTCGACTGGCGCATTGCGCTGGACGCCGAGCACACCCGAATAGGTTTCCCGGAGGTCAATCTGGGTATCTATCCCGGCTTTGGCGGCTCGGGTCGCAGCATTCGGACCATCGGCGGGCTGCAGGCGATGCAGATCATGCTGACC
This DNA window, taken from Pseudomonadota bacterium, encodes the following:
- the maf gene encoding septum formation protein Maf; its protein translation is MPPLVLASSSPYRRALLERLQLAFSVHAPQVDETPRSGERGDQLAVRLARAKSEALSPVPNGALVIGSDQVAECRNRLLGKPGSVEQACRQLASISGQRVVFHTAVAVSDGHRTEARLVPTEVHMRHLSPAGIRSYVEADRPLDCAGAMRSESLGIGLTTAICSNDPTALIGLPLIALVELLDLFGLGLPPYGAINALHRD